The Coffea arabica cultivar ET-39 chromosome 4e, Coffea Arabica ET-39 HiFi, whole genome shotgun sequence genome includes a window with the following:
- the LOC140005646 gene encoding uncharacterized protein codes for MDYEIQYKKGAENKVADALSRLQRGNLGQAAPQGSCLALSVVKPLWIQELQGSYDSDPQCQNTISQLILDPAAYLQYEWDSGLLKYNGKLYVGSSNGLRERLIQALHASAVRGHSGQRGCCQRIKTLFYWPTMKQDVI; via the coding sequence ATGGATTATGAGATTCAGTACAAAAAAGGGGCAGAAAACAAGGTGGCAGATGCATTGTCTAGGCTACAAAGAGGTAATCTAGGCCAGGCAGCTCCACAAGGATCATGTTTAGCTCTTTCAGTTGTCAAGCCATTGTGGATACAAGAACTTCAAGGGAGCTATGACTCAGACCCTCAGTGCCAAAACACCATCTCCCAACTAATACTAGATCCTGCTGCTTACCTACAGTATGAATGGGACAGTGGATTACTTAAGTATAATGGCAAACTTTATGTGGGTTCGTCCAATGGGTTGAGGGAAAGACTAATACAAGCCCTTCATGCATCTGCAGTTAGAGGCCACTCTGGACAAAGGGGATGTTGCCAAAGGATCAAAACTCTCTTCTACTGGCCTACTATGAAGCAGGATGTTATTTGA
- the LOC113741082 gene encoding probable calcium-binding protein CML46: MEFISMLTKDENPLSIAIFTLTCKILIWIARLQDLYLCFRFLFQSYSQSLISTFEGCWSSFAGKRRNVDEAGVASFLKPCINEDVKNEVLIKEDIEIVMEKLGISWDSSANEFEGRLGLGEISTLFEETEPSLEEVKEAFDVFDVNKDGYIDAEDLDKTLCALGYTEFSELECQRMIIGFSNNEDKRIDLRQFVKVIELSFC, encoded by the coding sequence ATGGAATTCATCTCAATGCTCACCAAGGATGAAAATCCACTATCAATTGCGATTTTCACTTTGACATGTAAAATCCTCATTTGGATTGCTAGACTTCAAGATTTGTATTTATGTTTTCGCTTCTTGTTTCAATCATATTCTCAATCCCTCATTAGTACATTTGAGGGCTGCTGGAGTAGTTTTGCCGGAAAGAGGAGAAATGTGGATGAGGCCGGTGTAGCCTCATTCTTGAAACCATGCATCAATGAAGACGTCAAAAACGAGGTATTGATCAAGGAAGATATTGAAATAGTGATGGAAAAGCTGGGAATTTCTTGGGACTCAAGTGCAAATGAGTTTGAAGGAAGATTAGGCTTAGGTGAAATTTCAACTTTGTTTGAAGAAACTGAACCTAGTCTAGAAGAAGTGAAGGAAGCTTTTGACGTGTTTGATGTTAACAAAGATGGCTACATAGATGCAGAAGACTTGGACAAAACTTTGTGCGCGTTAGGTTACACAGAATTTTCAGAATTGGAATGCCAAAGGATGATTATTGGGTTCAGCAACAATGAAGATAAACGAATTGATTTGAGACAATTCGTGAAGGTTATTGAACTCAGCTTTTGCTAA